One window from the genome of Mycolicibacterium gadium encodes:
- a CDS encoding aromatic ring-hydroxylating oxygenase subunit alpha gives MTDVEWTPLPVPWAVRSVDRIPKQRYFDPDFYALETELFWPRVWQMACRLEEVPKPGDFVEYEILDQSIIVVRVDDSTVRAYYNACRHRGMKLIEGSGTRRSFVCPFHGWCWGLDGNNTFVLRSEMFDDANLDADDLALTPVRCELWGGCAWINLDDDAPPLRDCIEPFGSRHDEFKVEALRTEWWKSCLLPVNWKLATAAFMEGYHVPQTHPQLLPSAYSPDSSSVHPVVQASLYFMRTLGSGMGGMTHENDIRIAEGLQHMSLPDDPAEAMATWRGAVNDAVTSWHRARDCDFPDLNDLERRRVIDPIGFCFPHYFILPQYSSASSYRIRPLGPEETLFEVWSLTRYPNDRAPGKPAAPQPLAPDDPSWPMIPAQDFSNLPRQQKGLHAKGFEYMRLSDQIEGLISNFERVIDGFIAGLPYDQLVPAIQRTNTTIDVPVAELGLSEKVRAW, from the coding sequence ATGACCGATGTGGAGTGGACACCGCTGCCGGTGCCGTGGGCGGTGCGCAGCGTGGACCGCATCCCCAAACAGCGGTATTTCGACCCGGACTTCTATGCGCTGGAGACGGAGTTGTTCTGGCCGAGGGTCTGGCAGATGGCGTGCCGCCTCGAAGAGGTCCCCAAGCCGGGCGATTTCGTCGAGTACGAGATCCTCGACCAGTCGATCATCGTCGTTCGCGTCGACGACAGCACCGTGCGTGCCTACTACAACGCGTGTCGACACCGCGGCATGAAGCTCATCGAGGGTAGCGGGACCCGTCGCAGCTTCGTCTGTCCGTTCCACGGGTGGTGCTGGGGACTCGACGGCAATAACACCTTCGTGTTGCGCTCCGAAATGTTCGACGACGCCAACCTCGACGCCGATGATCTCGCACTGACGCCGGTGCGATGCGAGCTGTGGGGCGGATGCGCGTGGATCAATCTCGACGACGATGCGCCCCCGCTGCGTGACTGCATCGAGCCGTTCGGGTCCCGCCACGACGAATTCAAGGTGGAGGCGCTACGCACCGAGTGGTGGAAATCCTGCCTGCTACCCGTGAATTGGAAGCTGGCCACGGCGGCCTTCATGGAGGGCTACCACGTCCCCCAAACGCACCCGCAGCTGTTGCCGTCGGCGTACAGCCCGGATTCGTCGTCGGTACATCCGGTGGTGCAGGCGAGCCTGTATTTCATGCGAACGCTGGGGTCCGGCATGGGCGGTATGACGCACGAGAACGACATCCGCATTGCCGAAGGCCTGCAACACATGTCGCTCCCGGACGATCCCGCCGAAGCGATGGCGACCTGGCGCGGCGCGGTCAATGATGCGGTCACCAGTTGGCACAGGGCGCGCGACTGCGATTTTCCCGACCTCAACGATCTGGAGCGGCGACGCGTCATCGACCCGATCGGGTTCTGCTTCCCGCACTACTTCATCCTTCCCCAGTACAGCAGCGCGTCGTCGTATCGCATTCGTCCCCTAGGGCCGGAGGAGACGCTGTTCGAGGTCTGGTCGCTCACCCGCTACCCGAACGATCGAGCGCCCGGTAAGCCCGCCGCGCCGCAACCGCTGGCTCCCGACGATCCGAGCTGGCCGATGATTCCGGCCCAGGACTTCTCGAACCTGCCTCGGCAGCAGAAGGGGCTGCACGCCAAGGGATTCGAGTACATGCGGCTGTCCGACCAGATCGAGGGCCTGATCTCGAACTTCGAGCGAGTCATCGATGGCTTCATCGCCGGCCTGCCGTACGACCAGCTGGTGCCCGCCATACAGCGCACCAATACGACGATCGACGTGCCCGTCGCCGAGCTCGGGCTGTCGGAGAAGGTTCGCGCATGGTGA
- a CDS encoding FAD-binding protein: MVNWDASVDLLIAGSGGGGMVAALAALDAGIEPLVVEKQSLVGGSTGMSGGMVWLPDNPLMRACGIADSHEDGMAYFDDVVGDIGEASSVARRETFLTAGSAMINLLVDNGVRLVRCPGWSDYYPNHKGGNAAGRSVEGIPYDAAQLGDWSDKIQPSMAKNYGFVIKTNELRAVQYFNRSSRAFGIAMRVFLRTRAARLRNREILTNGASLIGQILKALMNFDGKPSVGVSGQPPIWTDTAMDDLIVEDGRVVGARVTRDGTTMNIQARKGVLLAAGGFSRNADMRRRYSGDQPNEGKWSIANAGDTGEVLQTAMALGAKTDLLDEAWWLPMVFIQDPGAASLGSGRQRPGAIYVDGTGKRFCNESNSYVEVGKAMYANKAVPCWQVFDEGYVRRYVSGANPLKKRSLSESLIEQGAVKRASTIADLARQMDVPADALEQTVKRFNEFAAKGLDPDFGRGQSAYNICLGDPGYKPNAAVGPLDTAPYYATRVFPADVGTCGGVITNEHAQVLDEQDQVIEGLYATGNITATVMGRNYLGAGGSIANTMIFGYVAARHAAGQ; encoded by the coding sequence ATGGTGAATTGGGACGCGTCCGTCGACTTACTGATAGCGGGGAGTGGCGGTGGCGGAATGGTCGCTGCCCTGGCCGCGCTCGATGCGGGGATCGAACCGCTGGTGGTCGAAAAGCAGAGTCTCGTCGGCGGATCGACCGGAATGTCGGGCGGCATGGTGTGGCTGCCCGACAACCCGCTGATGCGTGCATGCGGAATTGCCGACTCCCACGAGGACGGCATGGCCTATTTCGATGACGTGGTCGGCGATATCGGGGAGGCGTCGTCGGTCGCGCGCCGTGAGACATTCCTGACCGCCGGTAGCGCGATGATCAACCTGCTTGTCGACAACGGTGTCCGGCTGGTGCGGTGCCCCGGTTGGAGCGATTACTACCCGAACCACAAGGGTGGCAACGCCGCCGGGCGCTCGGTTGAGGGCATCCCGTATGACGCAGCGCAGCTCGGGGATTGGAGTGACAAGATCCAGCCGTCGATGGCCAAGAACTACGGGTTCGTGATCAAGACCAACGAGTTGCGCGCGGTGCAGTACTTCAACCGTTCGTCCCGGGCGTTTGGGATCGCGATGCGAGTGTTCCTGCGCACCAGGGCGGCCCGCCTCCGAAACCGTGAAATCCTGACCAACGGTGCGTCGCTGATCGGGCAGATCCTGAAGGCGCTGATGAACTTCGACGGTAAGCCGTCAGTGGGAGTAAGCGGCCAGCCACCGATTTGGACCGACACCGCCATGGACGACCTCATCGTCGAAGACGGGCGGGTGGTCGGCGCGCGCGTGACGCGCGACGGCACGACGATGAACATCCAGGCGCGCAAGGGGGTGCTGCTCGCCGCCGGCGGGTTCAGCCGCAACGCCGACATGCGCCGCCGATACAGCGGCGACCAGCCCAACGAGGGCAAGTGGTCGATCGCCAACGCCGGCGACACCGGGGAGGTACTGCAGACGGCAATGGCGCTGGGTGCGAAGACGGACCTGCTCGACGAAGCATGGTGGCTACCTATGGTCTTCATTCAGGATCCCGGGGCGGCGTCGCTGGGATCTGGACGGCAGCGGCCCGGCGCCATCTACGTCGACGGCACCGGCAAGCGGTTCTGCAACGAGTCGAACTCCTACGTCGAAGTCGGCAAGGCGATGTACGCGAACAAGGCGGTGCCCTGCTGGCAGGTGTTCGACGAGGGCTACGTCCGGCGCTACGTGTCGGGGGCGAATCCGCTGAAGAAGCGCAGCCTGTCGGAGTCCCTGATCGAACAGGGCGCGGTCAAGCGCGCCTCAACGATCGCCGATCTGGCACGGCAAATGGATGTGCCTGCCGACGCGTTGGAGCAGACGGTCAAGCGGTTCAACGAATTCGCCGCCAAGGGCCTTGACCCCGACTTCGGACGTGGGCAGTCGGCCTACAACATCTGCCTCGGCGATCCGGGTTACAAGCCGAACGCCGCGGTCGGACCGCTCGACACAGCGCCGTACTACGCGACCAGGGTGTTCCCCGCCGACGTCGGGACGTGCGGGGGAGTGATCACCAACGAGCACGCCCAGGTGTTGGACGAGCAGGACCAGGTGATCGAAGGTCTCTACGCGACAGGCAATATCACCGCGACGGTGATGGGCCGGAACTATCTGGGCGCAGGCGGCAGCATCGCCAACACGATGATCTTCGGGTATGTCGCCGCCCGCCACGCCGCCGGTCAGTAG